The Dioscorea cayenensis subsp. rotundata cultivar TDr96_F1 unplaced genomic scaffold, TDr96_F1_v2_PseudoChromosome.rev07_lg8_w22 25.fasta BLBR01002168.1, whole genome shotgun sequence sequence TCTTCGGGTGCATAGTCCATCAGTAGATAGCAAGATAAGATCAATAGGTGGTGAAAAggtaatttttgttttgcaaaGTTTAAGTGATATTTTCTTTCAATGACTTTTTGTTGCTAGAATTCAGTTCAAGGGTTTGTGTACTCTCCTTTACATGAAGATTTTCTGCTAATTCCTATTTACTATCAAATTTGATAATGATGCTGATGTTATGATTCTGAATTTCTGATAGATAATACTTTATCAAATACGGTGgagaataatttaataaaatggttTATTACATAACCTAGCGAAATAAGGGATAGAGATTTAGAGCAAAATGAACTGAATTGATGCTACGGTGGTGAAGATGGAAATTAAAACTTGTGtagttttcaaaaatatgaCATGCATGTATCTCAAATTATTAACAAGACATGGTTGTAGGGCACTATGGAATTTTACCAAGTCTGTTCCACCAAGCCCTGGCTATCCATTCTAATCCATGAGAATAAAAGATTTATATCCAATTGAGCTTTTGATATTCAATCCGGTTGTTATTCTTACTTGTTCTTTTCCATCAAAACATAAATCCATTTTTGAGAAGTGAAATGAAGTATGAAGTCAACACTACCTTGAATTATGTTTTAGTGTTTTACTAAGTCACATTGAACTATATAAATGATAACCTCTTCTTCTTAATCTTACCTAGGCATTTCCAACAAAGCTTGAACTGATGGAATCTAATATATCATCATTgtaatataagtatataaatatgtatgcaTGCACGCTATTACTGCTCAATTTAAAGGTAGTATTCATTCTGTTCGCATGAAGCAGGTGATATTTGGTCGACGGCATGTAGGTATAATGTCAGCAGAACCAGTTGGAAATTATGGAGTGAAGTAAGCATCTAGTGTCTTTAAATTTACTCTGCGAGTCATTCATGATTTGTGTAAGCCTATCTTTTTTTGTCAGGATAATCTTCGATGATATGCATAAGACTGGTATCTACACATGGGATTATTTCTACCATCTAAGTACCAACAAGTTTTCTCTCATGCGAAACTACATAAAAATCTTGAAGAAACATGGCCTTAGTCGAGATCCTTCTCGGAGAAAATGAGGCATTATATTGTTTCGAGAATTGTTATTGAAATTTATGCTCTTGAAGAAATTCAAATGTGACCTTATTGGTTTTTAACACTATGGGGAATACACAGGTTTTGAAAGAACTCAATATCATCAATTGTATTACTGGAGTGGTTTCCTTATCATTCCAAGATTTGTTGCAATGACACATTGTTTGTACATTTGTTACTCCATTTAATGATGTTTTTTATGAGATGTATAATTGCTTAAAGTCCCtgtaaataatttcaaatgccTGCATTTTTAGACAAGGCAACCAGGAGCAATTCAAACATGACCACCATGAAAATTCCAAAAAACCCGATTCATTTTGGATAAGGAACCTTGGAAATCTCATATCCCTGAAGAAAGGATATGAATTGTTAGCTGAAAACATATGACAAATACAACTCCAGATACTTCTACAAAGTTGGATACAAATTGAATTTGGGAGAAAGATGGCACCTTATCAAAGCAGTCTAAGAACTGTTCTGAGCagattttaaacattttttgtttaataaaaaattggcaATAACAGGTTTACAAATCTATCACACGAGAAAGCTTCTGGATCCTATTCAATAAGAAATCGCCTTGTTTGATGGTTGCTTGATAAAGTGCATTCTTTGCATCCGGCCTGTTTGTTTCAAGAACCCCAGCAACCTTGTCTATTTTGCAGTGGAGTTTCCCAGCAGCTATGAAGCGTGACAATTCcctaacaaataaaagaaaattttaattaaatactcCATCGATTTTTATCTTGTAATATTGATGTGAGTGATCCTACTAAACATATTAGCAGTCGAAGATAATTACATGATTTTGTAATTGGAATGAGGTAAGTTAGGAACAAGCCATCAACAAgccatatttatcaaaatataataagagtAATGATTACTATTATcacaataaaagaagaaaatataacaaaggATAAGTACTCACAGATCTATGAAATCAACAGTGACACCAAATGCTGTTGCCATTGCTTCCATGGTAACACTCTTGTAGGACTCGAGAAACTGAGAATAGATGACAGTTCGGACCTCCCTCATATAGAACCGGAAGTGAGGCTGCAGATAGCGATCCAGCTTTATCTGCTCAGTCAAGCCAGCTGAAAAGCAAAAAAGTGAGTACATTGCTACAGTGACTTATATACATCAAACGTAAGTGGCAACACTGGAAAATGACAGCCCTAGAAACCAGAATTGGTCAAGTGTAGTTAGTTTGAGATTTTCAAAGACAATTTATAATGAAGACAAGGATGAGCACGGAGTGACATCAACTAAGAATAAAAGAGAGCAGACTTGGTCATAGAGATTGATTTGACAAAAGAAGACAATCAAGAGACAAATGTGTGGCATAACTAGCACAAATGCTTAGATGAGATGCTTCAAATCACATGGAAAGcataagttttttaatttatacatccacaaaagaagccaaaaagtCATATTGtgcccccaaaaaaaaaacagaagggAAGAAAGAAATCCATGCATAAGCAAGCTGCACTGGTTAAAGTACTTACAGAATGCAGAGAAGAAAGACTTGTATTGGCACTGGTAGAGAGAATTCAAAAACTCAGACAGATAAGGGACTTTTCCTATAACAGCCAGTATTTCTGGTGCATCAACCACCTGCAATAGTTTGCATCATCAAGTCATCTACAGGCACAGAAAAAATACATACAAGAATACAATAAAAGATTCAAATTACCTTTTGCTTTAGTGAAACTCTGTCCAATGAAATAATGCTGGTGAGGACAGTGTAGAAGATGAAGGTATCATAAGGGAATAGTTCATAGGTTGTGAAAGTTGAAATAGAATCCAAAAACAGATTAGCCGCTTTCTTGAAGTTCCTAGTAGACATACAGTACAGGCCTTCATATACCTTTAAACGGTTTTTCCTCTCCCAATCACCTCCCTCCTCAAATAAGCTGTCATCAATCGGATTACACttgattaaatatcattaattggGTATTATACTAGTATTAACGCTAGCAATTAAAATAATCCTTTCAGAAACCAACTCTTACTTCTTAGCCTTGTCAATGCTTTTGGAGATAAGATCAAAATCCAAATAGAAAAATCCAAGTTGGAGAGTGTAGAAAACTAGGTCCATCTTTTGACCTACAGCAACTGTTTTGCTCTCAGTTAATTTGAGTTGCTCCAAAGCCTTTTCCTGCATTTGATAGTCAGTCAGCAACAAACCATGTTTACTACAGGAAGTTCACTTATTAAATAAAGACAATCTGAAAAATGCAGACTTGAGGAAAACATACCTTACATCCTATTTGGATGTAAAACAAGGATTTAGCTAGATGAGCTTCACGCACTTCACTTTCACCTAAGTTCTCTTCTGCATCAACAATCCTATGACATAATGCAAAATGCAACTAAAAGATGAGGACTAGAAGGGTCAAAAACTTAAACAAATGTAAAATGCTCTCATAAGATCAGATCAGTAAAAATGGATGTTTAAGTTTcaaacagttaaaaaaaaaagtaatccatAAAAAGGATAAATATAGCATATTTGTTCAAGAAAATTAACATCTAGAATGGGAATAAACATTCATCATATTCATGACCCATTCTTTGACACCATTAACATATTATGAGAAGTTCAAGCATGAAATGATTACCAACGTACTATGATGTAAACTCATATCAACAAGTAGAACTAGatcctcattaaaaaaaaatcaaaccaagaAGCTTAACAGCTTAAactaaagttcaatatttaagaaaatatactTCAATTTAAcagaagataaaagaaaaaaatgcttaaGAAAAACTGCAAACCACAGTTAAGCATCTATATCCATGAATACTCTAGCGGACAAGAAATGTTATACAGCCAGCAGTGGATTACGATCCACGTCAGCAGCAGTATCCAACCCAGGGCTAATTACTCTGAATCAGACCCTCCAAACTTAACAATATTTAttactcaaaaaataaaaaataaaacaaaataacagataaaaacacaaattctaaacaatttatcatttaaaagtaATCCTATATATAAGTCTCTTCATGAGAAATATATGAGTGTATGTGTTCAATTGTGTGGTCTTTTATGAAAATCACGCATACATATAACCTCATAAAGTTTATCTTTTGAAATATGCCTCCACAAAGTTGAGATTTTTGCATATACACCTTTTCGTTATTAACCATGTTTTGTGGATCTGCCAGGAGATCTTCGGGTAATTATTAGCTCAACAATGAAAAGCACAAGTTGCTTCTCTTGTCATCTGGTATTGAACGTTGAAGGTTAGAAGGTCCTACAGAATCAATATTCTAAGAAATTAAACACCTTCCTCAAGGTTGCAACCATTTGTCAATCTGATCACTGCCGCAGGCAAAACAGTGAGTGTACCCTTAAAGATCTTGCTTCCAAACCATGAGAGCTCCAAATTTAAATAAGGGGAAATTTTGGGACACATATTCAGACGACTCCCTAAAACTTCCTTTGaagaatcaaaagataaatGCTGAGACAATCAAATACATGTTCTTCTAACAAcaaattgtaaataataaataatagggCACTTCTAGAAAGGTGTGCATTAAGCTACATCATAATTCATCTATAGGAGCCTCACAGCCGAAAAATTTGAGTGCATTTCCAAAACGTTTAAATAAGCTGCCGCAATGACATAATCCATACATAATAGTACAGCATCATAAATGATGAGCAATCATAAACATAGGACTATCTGATATTCCTTCCTAAACACTACTAGAACCATTTCCTTCGCTATAAAGCTGATTATAGCTTAAAATCATTAACACAtgctaaaaacttgaaatttacaaattgaaaaacaCAAGCTACAACTACGTTGCTCAAGTCATTTGCTACCCACCGACTATCAGACTGGGTAGCAGGTGCTTTCAATGCAAACTGTACAAGttttatggacaaaaatatCGTGTACAGACTCATTACACAAAGATCATAAACCATTTCTAATCTAACACTCCAATCCAAAGTGAACAATTTTCATATAgacttcaattaaaaaacaaatccatAAAATCTGATCGCTAATAATTACAAGACAAGAACCACAAATATTCAAGAtccatcaaaaacataaattttcacaGCATATCAAACATTTcagaaccaaaagaaaaaattgaacttCCAGAACAAACCCTAGGGTAAGCGATCCAACGAATTTACACCCAAAAAAATGCgcaatcaaataataaaagggtaaaaaaaaaaagatgaagaaaaaagaggCTCACTTCTCATCGAGCTTCTTGATCTCCTCCTCGTTCCGCTTCCGCATCTCATCCAGCAAACCCTGATCCCTATCAATCAAAGAGTCCGAAGCAAGACTCTCATAGAGAGAATCCATATCTGCAATCAAGGGCCACCGCCATAAAAACACACGAGAAGCAAGGACAAAAGGGGGAAagagaggaaggagaagaagagctaCCAAGGGATCGGACGGTGGAGACGACCTCATCTCTGAGTCGGACCTTGTCGATATCATCCACATCAGGGTGGGTAAGAAGGAATATCTTGTGAGCTAGCACTAGATGGGGCTCTTGTTTGCCATCTTGCCCCTCCATTTCCACTCCACCACTACTCTTCTccgagcttcttcttcttctcctcctcctcttcgaTTTCTAGGGCTTTGAACTCGGTTTcttgtgagagagagagagttataTAGGCCGGTGCTTAGCGGGTCGGGTATAGTTTTCCTCCACCCGAATCCGAACCCACTTTTGAGGATCGGATTCGGGTTAAAAAATGATCAGGATCCGACCCGAAATGTGTTAAAAGTCAGTGAAAAATTAACACGTATTGGCTGTGGATGTGAATCGGGTCCAGATCCTGTAAAACGGGTTTCGGATCTTTACTACTATCGGGTGTCGTGAGCATCCGACCCGTTTTGGCTAGCGAATCGTGGATAGCTCGACCCAAAAGAGAAGAAACGAGAAAGGGCAAGACGGgggggggagagagagagagagaggagaagaTCGAATTGGTAGGCATTTCATCGATCTCTTTTCAGCTTTGACAGCTAGGTTTAGTGATGTAACTCGCATTCCCTTTTGAGATTTTCTATCTGGAAAtgatttgttgttgttctctGAATTGGATAGGGTTTTGTGAAGTTTATCTTGTGATTTTTGTTGATTGGCTTTGTTTATTGCTTTGTCTATGTTGAATTCCAGTCGGGGATTAGAGTTTAGATTTCTCTGGGCTGTTAATTTTAGTGGAGTTTGTGGATTGATGATTGTTCTATTGGCTAATCATCTATTGTGAATGGAATTTATTGCAAAAATTCACCCTTTTTGATAAATCTATGGAGAAGAGAGTTGATATCAGTTTGTTTGATGGATTTAAAGATGtactctttttgttttgttagtgtAGGAAGCTGGAGATCATGGTGAAGAAATTATGAACACAAGGGTTGAACAATTATATGGATTTGGATAGTATTGTTGAAGCCCAGTGGTGGATTCAAGTTTAGTATATTTAGATTTCTCTGGGCTGCGGAGTTTTGCATAATCTGTGGATTGATGATTGTTATGTGGGTTATTTGGTAGTTGAGTTTATTGCAAAAAACCAGACCTTTTTTGCTTACTAAATCTGTGGAGAAGAGGGTTGATATCAGTTCGTTTGATGGATTTAAAGTGAtatattttttgtgttgttaGTATAGGAATTTGTGGATGGAAGGTTTCAATtgtttcccccttttttttttggaattcatGGTGGACTAAATATGGTTTTAAGGGTTGAACGATGAACATGGGTTTGGATAGTATTGTTAAAGTTCAGTGGTGGGGTTTGATTTTAGTGGAGTCTGTCGATGAATGATTGCTCTATGTGCTATTCATGCaatctagtttttttaattcatttactGTTAATTGAGTTTATTGCAAAAactcacatattttttttactaaatttgTGGAGAAGAAAGCCTATACCAGTTTGTTGATGGATGTGAAGATATACTCTTGCTAGGTTGTTAGCACTTGAAACTATGGATGAAAGTGCCAATTTTTTTTGGAGTTCAAGGTGGATCATTTATGCCTTGACAAGTTAAAGTTTTAGACAATGACATGGATTTGGATAACATTGATCCCATCATTGCAAGAATAAGAGAGGGATGAATCTGATCTcattttgattttctaaattttttgaggttttgtatttttttttcctgaatccTAATAACTGGTTTATActttcattgcttgccattgttGTGTTTCTGCTCAAAAGTAATTATTTCTGATGATCTAAATGAAGCTGACTGACTTGATGAAACTACTCAAGTTTTAATCTATCTCCAATGAAAGGAAATTTATATTGGATAGCTAGGTTCCGTTATTTCTGCTCAAATTCTGATAGACCTATTATCTAGCTAAAATATGTTTCGTGAACATTTAGTTTGTCATCACTTCTTCTCTTAGTCTGATATTATTTGATCAAACTGTTATGCAGCCAAAAAGATGTTTCCATGTTAGTGGCACCTTGAATGGGTGGCATGGCAGGCACTGATCTGCCATCTATTGGCCGAGTGAGGCTCACTGATCTCATAGCCTCAGAAGGGCTTCCTTCGGATTCTTACAAGATATCTTTATTAACTTTAACACAGTCCCTTGCTCAATATTCTGCCGCTATTATACAGTTACCATCCAGTGATGGGGCACTTCTAAGGTCTGGCCTTGAATCTGCTCGATTTTTCTTCCACCAAAGAGCTTTCCCAGCTGCAGAGATGGTCCAGACTAATGACCCTCGTGAGTGGTGTAAGACGTCTGGTTATTATGCAGACCCCCAATTGTGGCAGGAAATATATGATTATAGGCCTGGTCTGACACCAACAGAGCCTAATGGTGCAATTGAGTTTCCTCCTGCTGGTTTGCCAGATATATTTGCATTACTTGGCAAGGCCTCTCGGGATATTTTAGATGCTATCAGTTTCCATTTGAACCTTCGTAGCTTTTCATTCACTCAAATACTTGATAATGTCCCTTTGAGAAGTAGAGAAGTATCTTCCTCAGTTCTTTCAGTATGCTGTCATTCAAGACCATCATTTCAAGGAGCACAACACCATAGCTTAACTACACAAGAGGATGGGCAGTTGGACATGTTTGCAGACCATGAGCCTCAGGTAGATAAGAGTTTCATAACAATTGTAAAGTCAGAAAGAGCTGGTTTGCACATCAAGGATTTCCATGGGCGTTGGGTACTTGTTGATGGGGACCTTGGCCCTCAAGATGCCATTGTCTACCCTGGTCTTGCCCTTTACCAGGCAACAGCTGGTTATGTCAGCCCGGCTTTGCACAGGATAGAGATGGGCGGTATGCAAGGTAACGTCTATGGAAGGTGTTCTTTTGCTTTCAAGCTCATGCCAAGAGCCATGGCTAGTTTCAGCTGTTCAGAAATGAGAGCAGCTGGGTATGGAGTGGAAGCCCAATTTCAGATGCCTATACAAGTGGATGACTTCATGCAGAGAACCCACCCCACAGATCAACTGTTGACTAGGCATACTTGCACAAGTTATACGTTTCATGCAAGCCAAGATGGTAGGTCAGCATTCTCGCACTTGCAAATTTGTTTCTATTTGTTTCTGTATTTCAGTCAATATTTAGGAAAATTAGGGCATTAAATCAGCCCTTGACATTTTGCAAATCATATTTTCCATGTCAtgacttttgtttttcttaaagtGTGCACAATCAGTACAACCAGATGCATTCAGAGAAGGAAGAGGAAGCAGATTTTTATTCCCTGTAATGTCTAGACTTTTGATCT is a genomic window containing:
- the LOC120257497 gene encoding uncharacterized protein LOC120257497 — encoded protein: MTALLLAAVRGVCTSAQPPRLTKFTLHPPKAVHVEFSDGSLFKLSAEFLRVHSPSVDSKIRSIGGEKVIFGRRHVGIMSAEPVGNYGVKIIFDDMHKTGIYTWDYFYHLSTNKFSLMRNYIKILKKHGLSRDPSRRK
- the LOC120257523 gene encoding 26S proteasome non-ATPase regulatory subunit 6, with amino-acid sequence MEGQDGKQEPHLVLAHKIFLLTHPDVDDIDKVRLRDEVVSTVRSLDMDSLYESLASDSLIDRDQGLLDEMRKRNEEEIKKLDEKIVDAEENLGESEVREAHLAKSLFYIQIGCKEKALEQLKLTESKTVAVGQKMDLVFYTLQLGFFYLDFDLISKSIDKAKNLFEEGGDWERKNRLKVYEGLYCMSTRNFKKAANLFLDSISTFTTYELFPYDTFIFYTVLTSIISLDRVSLKQKVVDAPEILAVIGKVPYLSEFLNSLYQCQYKSFFSAFSGLTEQIKLDRYLQPHFRFYMREVRTVIYSQFLESYKSVTMEAMATAFGVTVDFIDLELSRFIAAGKLHCKIDKVAGVLETNRPDAKNALYQATIKQGDFLLNRIQKLSRVIDL
- the LOC120257512 gene encoding uncharacterized protein LOC120257512 isoform X1; its protein translation is MGGMAGTDLPSIGRVRLTDLIASEGLPSDSYKISLLTLTQSLAQYSAAIIQLPSSDGALLRSGLESARFFFHQRAFPAAEMVQTNDPREWCKTSGYYADPQLWQEIYDYRPGLTPTEPNGAIEFPPAGLPDIFALLGKASRDILDAISFHLNLRSFSFTQILDNVPLRSREVSSSVLSVCCHSRPSFQGAQHHSLTTQEDGQLDMFADHEPQVDKSFITIVKSERAGLHIKDFHGRWVLVDGDLGPQDAIVYPGLALYQATAGYVSPALHRIEMGGMQGNVYGRCSFAFKLMPRAMASFSCSEMRAAGYGVEAQFQMPIQVDDFMQRTHPTDQLLTRHTCTSYTFHASQDDGDTVSMKPIIKRRKNSSGSKQLPPSKRLRCAAQRVLKERVQDIADKKGIRLRFCNLKECEGHIHALDSPCASIRMEIGWPAGVPFVHPHDLPNKAKLGFLEAYEPGWTASQQDMELSPFEPGQESISVAFDLWPSSVSL
- the LOC120257512 gene encoding uncharacterized protein LOC120257512 isoform X3; amino-acid sequence: MGGMAGTDLPSIGRVRLTDLIASEGLPSDSYKISLLTLTQSLAQYSAAIIQLPSSDGALLRSGLESARFFFHQRAFPAAEMVQTNDPREWCKTSGYYADPQLWQEIYDYRPGLTPTEPNGAIEFPPAGLPDIFALLGKASRDILDAISFHLNLRSFSFTQILDNVPLRSREVSSSVLSVCCHSRPSFQGAQHHSLTTQEDGQLDMFADHEPQVDKSFITIVKSERAGLHIKDFHGRWVLVDGDLGPQDAIVYPGLALYQATAGYVSPALHRIEMGGMQGNVYGRCSFAFKLMPRAMASFSCSEMRAAGYGVEAQFQMPIQVDDFMQRTHPTDQLLTRHTCTSYTFHASQDDGDTVSMKPIIKRRKNSSGSKQLPPSKRLRCAAQRVLKERVQDIADKKGIRLRFCNLKECEGHIHALDSPCASIRMEIGWPAGVPFVHPHDLPNKAKLGFLEAYEPGWTASQQDMEESISVAFDLWPSSVSL
- the LOC120257512 gene encoding uncharacterized protein LOC120257512 isoform X2 codes for the protein MGGMAGTDLPSIGRVRLTDLIASEGLPSDSYKISLLTLTQSLAQYSAAIIQLPSSDGALLRSGLESARFFFHQRAFPAAEMVQTNDPREWCKTSGYYADPQLWQEIYDYRPGLTPTEPNGAIEFPPAGLPDIFALLGKASRDILDAISFHLNLRSFSFTQILDNVPLRSREVSSSVLSVCCHSRPSFQGAQHHSLTTQEDGQLDMFADHEPQVDKSFITIVKSERAGLHIKDFHGRWVLVDGDLGPQDAIVYPGLALYQATAGYVSPALHRIEMGGMQGNVYGRCSFAFKLMPRAMASFSCSEMRAAGYGVEAQFQMPIQVDDFMQRTHPTDQLLTRHTCTSYTFHASQDVSMKPIIKRRKNSSGSKQLPPSKRLRCAAQRVLKERVQDIADKKGIRLRFCNLKECEGHIHALDSPCASIRMEIGWPAGVPFVHPHDLPNKAKLGFLEAYEPGWTASQQDMELSPFEPGQESISVAFDLWPSSVSL